The Mycteria americana isolate JAX WOST 10 ecotype Jacksonville Zoo and Gardens chromosome 18, USCA_MyAme_1.0, whole genome shotgun sequence genome window below encodes:
- the FAM43B gene encoding protein FAM43B — MLPWRRSKFVLVENERKCKGKSLGPGLSYAALLAGFLRSCPDLLPDCPLERLGSVFRGKRQKVELNKEDPTYTVRYLGNAVTLHAKGEGCTEEAVGKIWAKSDAGAGGAKMKLTLGPQGIRMTPCEKGARRPGHAYLLHRITYCAADRRHPKVFAWVYRHQVKNKAVVLRCHAVLVSKADKARAMALLLYQTSASAFNEFKRLKRQNDFRHVQQQLLGDAIVPLVPLRRLLNAKCPYRPPAERARCAPRLSSILEEEEEEAFGTGAPRGDGGPAAVLRLAREMRGCSLRGPRPPAC; from the coding sequence ATGCTGCCCTGGCGCCGGAGCAAGTTCGTGCTGGTGGAAAACGAACGTAAGTGCAAAGGCAAGAGCTTGGGGCCGGGGCTGAGCTACGCTGCGTTGCTGGCCGGCTTCCTGCGCTCCTGCCCGGACCTCCTGCCCGACTGCCCGCTCGAGCGGCTGGGCAGCGTCTTCCGTGGCAAACGCCAGAAAGTGGAGCTGAACAAGGAGGACCCGACGTACACGGTGCGGTACCTGGGCAATGCCGTCACCCTGCACGCCAAGGGCGAGGGCTGCACGGAGGAGGCGGTGGGCAAGATCTGGGCTAAGAGCGacgcgggggccggcggggccaaGATGAAGCTGACATTGGGGCCACAAGGCATCCGTATGACCCCCTGCGAGAAGGGAGCCCGCCGGCCGGGCCACGCGTACCTCCTGCACCGCATCACCTACTGCGCCGCCGACCGCCGGCACCCAAAGGTCTTCGCCTGGGTTTACCGGCACCAGGTGAAGAACAAGGCGGTGGTGCTGCGCTGCCACGCCGTCCTGGTCTCCAAAGCCGACAAGGCACGTGCCATGGCCCTGCTCCTCTACCAGACCTCCGCCTCCGCCTTCAACGAGTTCAAGCGCCTCAAGAGGCAGAACGATTTCCGCCatgtccagcagcagctcctgggcgaTGCCATCGTCCCCTTGGTGCCCCTCCGCAGGCTGCTCAACGCCAAGTGTCCCTACCGCCCGCCCGCCGAGAGGGCCCGCTGCGCCCCCCGCCTCAGCTCcatcctggaggaggaggaggaagaggcctTCGGCaccggggcaccccggggggacGGCGGTCCCGCCGCCGTGCTGCGGCTGGCCAGGGAGATGCGGGGCTGCAGCCtgcgcggcccccggcccccggcgtgctga
- the CDA gene encoding LOW QUALITY PROTEIN: cytidine deaminase (The sequence of the model RefSeq protein was modified relative to this genomic sequence to represent the inferred CDS: inserted 1 base in 1 codon) has product MLPGVRQRAGALSRRGRPAYFPGEEIFNRSVSGQGRRXAGMEGGQQHPAPAAPPGQPQGECLQLLLRRSREAKNCAYCPYSRFPVGAALLTTGGEIFSGCNVENACYSLGVCAERTAIQKAISEGHTSFRAMAIASDMGDHFIVPCGACRQVMREFGTDWDVYLTKADGTYIVKRLEELLPLSFGPEDLKKV; this is encoded by the exons ATGCTTCCCGGCGTTCGGCAGCGTGCTGGGGCGTTATCCCGGCGGGGCCGGCCAGCCTATTTTCCAGGCGAGGAAATATTTAACCGCAGCgtcagcgggcagggcaggc gTGCAGGCATGGAGGGTGGCCAGCAACacccggcccccgctgcccccccgggccAGCCCCAGGGCGagtgcctgcagctcctgctgcgcCGCAGCCGGGAGGCCAAAAACTGCGCCTATTGCCCCTACAGCCGCTTCCCGGTGGGCGCTGCGCTGCTCACCACCGGCGGGGAGATCTTCTCCG GGTGCAACGTGGAGAATGCCTGCTACAGCCTCGGGGTGTGCGCCGAGCGCACCGCCATCCAGAAAGCCATCTCCGAGGGGCACACCAGCTTCAGGGCCATGGCCATCGCCAG TGACATGGGGGACCACTTCATCGTGCCCTGCGGCGCCTGCAGACAAGTGATGAGAGAG TTTGGCACAGACTGGGATGTCTACCTGACCAAAGCGGACGGCACCTATATCGTCaagaggctggaggagctgctgccgcTCTCCTTCGGCCCCGAGGACCTGAAGAAGGTGTGA